In Nostoc piscinale CENA21, the genomic stretch CTACAGAAATATTTATACCTAATGTTATTAGGTCAGAATTACCCTTTTCGGCGACACGGTAATTTTGATTACTAGTGAACTGAAATATAGCTAAATCAACACCGCGAAATTGTTTGACTTGGCTGTGGTTGAAAGTGTATTTTTTGCCGTCTGGTGTGTGTACTGTGTAGTTACCTTCGAGTTGGACTACGTGCCAATTTGTCACCACAGTGTAAATATTACTTTGACGCTCAATAATTACCCCTGAGCCAGTATTTGCACCATCAATGCGGACTGTAATTTGTTGAGCAATTTCAGCAATTTCTGAGGGTGTCAACGCTGTGGCTACTGGTTGGATTATGACTATTGCTGTACCGAATAATAATGCCGAAAGTACACCAGCCACCCTCATGATTGATTCCCCTGATGATTTTGTAATGGTTTTTGTCTAATTGGTACAGCCATACGAGAGTAAATGTAACTGATTGTATGCCTTATTAAATTACTAGAAAATTTGAAAATACAAGGTTGGTTTAATTGGGATAACATCCAAAATCTCAAATTAAATAGCTAATCAGATAGCCGCCAAATTTTGATAGTCGCGTCATTGCTACCACTAGCTAAAGTTTTGCCATCTGGACTAAATGTGACTGAATTAACCGACTCAGAATGACCTTTGAGGGTGGTAATCTCTTGCCCTATGGCAACATTCCAGATTTTGATAGTATCGTCCCAACTACCACTAGCTAAAGTTTTGCCATCTGGACTCAATGCGACTGAAACAACCCAATGAGAATGACCATTGAGGGTACGAATCTCTTGCCCTGTAGCGATATTCCAGATTTTGACAGTCTTGTCTTCACTACCACTAGCTAAAGTTTTGCCATCTGGACTCAATGCAACTGAAAGAACCGAATCAGAATGACCATTGAGGGTACGAATTTTTTGCCCTGTGGCGACATTCCAGATTTTAATAGTCTTATCGTAACTACCACTAGCTAAAGTTCTGCCATCTGCACTAAATGCGACTGAATTAACCGACTTAGAATGACCATTGAGGGTACGAATTACTTGCCCTGTAGTGAGGTTCCAAATTTTGATAGTTTTGTCGTCCAAACTACCACTAGCTAAAGTTCCGCCATCTGGACTCAATGCAACTGAAAGAAACGACTTAGAATGACCATTGAGGGTACGAATTTCTTGCCCTGTGGCGACATTCCAGATTTTAATAGTCTTGTCGTAACTATCACTAGCTAAAGTTCTGCCATCTGCACTAAATGCAACTGAATTAACCGACTTAGAATGACCATTGAGGGTACGAATTACTTGCCCTGTGGTGAGGTTCCAAATTTTGATAGTCTTGTCTTCACTACCACTAGCTAAAGTTCTGCCATCTGGACTCAATGCAACTGAATTAACTGATCCTTCTGTGTATTGCCCTTGAATACCAGCAAATTCATAAAACACCACCCTTTGCGAATCACCAATCAGAGTCTTCGCTAGAGTAAACTTAGCAGCTGATGGCACAGTTACAACTGGCGGATTGGGTAGCTTTGGTGCTGGTGCAGATGGTGCAAGACTTAAATAAGTCCTCAACGGAATCCCTAACACAGTAGTAGCATTCGTATCTGGGCGAGTTGTAGCACGTCCGTGAATCCCGACTAATTTACCCTGCTCATCGAGTATCGCTCCCCCACTCATCCCCGGAAAACCACCGATGTCATACACAAAAGCATAACCATCCTTTGGGTTTGACACCAGACGGGAAATTGCACCCCTACGAAAATCAATGTCTGATGTTCCTTGAGGATACCCCGCTACAGCAATATTTGTCCCTAATGCTACTTGGTCAGAATTACCCTTTTCGGCGATACGGTAATTTTGATTACTAGTAAACTGAAATATAGCTAAATCAACACCTGGAAGTTGTTTTACTTGGCTGTGATTGAATGTATATCTTCGACCATCTGGTGCTTGTACTGTGTAGCTACCTTCGAGTTGGACTACGTGCCAACAAGTAACAACAGTATAAACATTACCTTGATGCTCAATAATTACTCCAGAGCCAGTATTTGCGCCATCAATGCGTACGGTGATTTGTTGAGCGATATTAGCAATTTCTGAGGGTGTCAAGGCTGTAGCGGCTGGCTGCACTATGACTATTGCTGTACCAAATAATAATGCCGATAGTACACCAGCCACCTTCATGATTGATTCCCCTCACACATCAACATTGATAACTGTTCACTGTTCACTGTTCACTGATTTAATCGGTACAGCCATACTAGAACGGGTAATTAGTTCCTGCAAGTGGGGTTCTGGTTGCGAACCATCTTGATAAACTGCCGGTGTCTCCCACAGTGGATCTTGATGTAAGCTATTAATCCCAATCACTTCACCATGTATATTCAGCAATGGCGCGCCACTCATCCCTTTTCGCACATCATTGGTGTATCCAATCTGGTAGCCTTGCTCTAATGCTTTGTCTAACAATAGGGTGACTTTCCCAGATGTAAAGACAAACTGAGTTTTAGTCAGCGTAGACTGCTTTTGAGTTGCTAAATTGTCTATAAATCCACCCACAAACACCTCATCCCCAACTCGTAAACGAGACGCATTAGGGAGGTTAGCGACTGGATAAACTATATCGGGACTACGAAATTGCAACACAGCTAAATCATCCTGCTGCAACTGGGAAATCTGCAAGACAGTAGCTTGATATATACGCCCATCTGGAGTTTGAATTTGATAGGGTGGTTTAGCGGCTCTCAAAACGTGAGCATTGGTAATTACTGTATAAATTTGACCTTGGCGTTGTAGTAAAGTTCCTGAACCTAGTAACTCTGATGTGGTAATTTTGACGGTGATAGTCTGAGCTAATTTTTGCAATTGCTCGACAGAAAGACGATTAGATCGCTCCACTCTGGT encodes the following:
- a CDS encoding trypsin-like peptidase domain-containing protein → MKVAGVLSALLFGTAIVIVQPAATALTPSEIANIAQQITVRIDGANTGSGVIIEHQGNVYTVVTCWHVVQLEGSYTVQAPDGRRYTFNHSQVKQLPGVDLAIFQFTSNQNYRIAEKGNSDQVALGTNIAVAGYPQGTSDIDFRRGAISRLVSNPKDGYAFVYDIGGFPGMSGGAILDEQGKLVGIHGRATTRPDTNATTVLGIPLRTYLSLAPSAPAPKLPNPPVVTVPSAAKFTLAKTLIGDSQRVVFYEFAGIQGQYTEGSVNSVALSPDGRTLASGSEDKTIKIWNLTTGQVIRTLNGHSKSVNSVAFSADGRTLASDSYDKTIKIWNVATGQEIRTLNGHSKSFLSVALSPDGGTLASGSLDDKTIKIWNLTTGQVIRTLNGHSKSVNSVAFSADGRTLASGSYDKTIKIWNVATGQKIRTLNGHSDSVLSVALSPDGKTLASGSEDKTVKIWNIATGQEIRTLNGHSHWVVSVALSPDGKTLASGSWDDTIKIWNVAIGQEITTLKGHSESVNSVTFSPDGKTLASGSNDATIKIWRLSD
- a CDS encoding S1 family peptidase codes for the protein MNWRLKHKIIYLVCLLICLGGVSFALSKQQGVSGKSTRVERSNRLSVEQLQKLAQTITVKITTSELLGSGTLLQRQGQIYTVITNAHVLRAAKPPYQIQTPDGRIYQATVLQISQLQQDDLAVLQFRSPDIVYPVANLPNASRLRVGDEVFVGGFIDNLATQKQSTLTKTQFVFTSGKVTLLLDKALEQGYQIGYTNDVRKGMSGAPLLNIHGEVIGINSLHQDPLWETPAVYQDGSQPEPHLQELITRSSMAVPIKSVNSEQ